The proteins below come from a single Nitrospirota bacterium genomic window:
- a CDS encoding Fe-S-containing protein, with protein MARTLKACAFAALVLALSSCARKPEYPAAPSSGDEIRFSISTLREETPVFYSLEHEGTRIDYLLVKVNGRVESYFDACAKCYPKKLGYRVEDKHLVCVACGERYSMHNLKGAGSCYPLPLEGKTEGDTYVIEKADIINGQRYF; from the coding sequence GTGGCTCGAACACTCAAGGCATGCGCTTTTGCGGCCCTCGTGCTTGCGCTTTCATCCTGCGCCCGGAAACCCGAATATCCGGCGGCCCCTTCCTCGGGGGACGAAATCCGGTTTTCCATAAGCACGCTCCGGGAGGAAACTCCCGTGTTTTACTCCCTTGAGCACGAGGGCACACGGATAGACTATCTCCTGGTCAAGGTAAACGGGCGCGTGGAGTCGTACTTCGACGCCTGCGCCAAGTGCTACCCGAAGAAGCTCGGCTACAGGGTAGAGGACAAGCACCTCGTCTGCGTCGCGTGCGGAGAGCGCTATTCCATGCATAATCTCAAGGGTGCGGGAAGCTGCTATCCGCTCCCTCTTGAGGGAAAGACAGAGGGCGATACATACGTGATAGAGAAAGCCGATATCATAAACGGGCAGAGATATTTCTAG